One Sanguibacter sp. HDW7 DNA window includes the following coding sequences:
- the rho gene encoding transcription termination factor Rho: MRLAELQTVASGLGVKGTSKMRKSDLVEAIKGARGAAASKPRTEKAAQAEKPATARSAEKPAAEKAAAEKPAAEKAAGTPDREERAERPAREDRARREDGRRPARGERPRRGDDAEQRAEEARKRAEARSGQRRDEQGAGEETPRAAREVVAADLASIERGLERGQRRRAGRDQGPAEGQDKNQGQGQQSRQSRQSQQGQQGQQGQPQNQQGGQGQRPAGQPQAGQPQQEQGFEDDERGGRRRRGRDRYRERDRKRGRSRTGNLDLDAEDFEIHEDDVLVPIAGILDIRDNMAFVRTSGYLPGPSDVYVSMGQVKKSGLRRGDAITGAVRQPHEGDQGPQSNIARAKANALVRLDTVNGDVPSKAHERPDFAKLTPLYPQERLRLENPAATKLTPRVIDIVAPIGKGQRGLIVAPPKAGKTIIMQQIANSITANNPEVHLMVVLVDERPEEVTDMERTVDGEVIASTFDRPATDHTMVAELAIERAKRLVELGQDVVVLLDSLTRLSRAYNLAAPASGRILSGGVDASALYPPKRFFGAARNIENGGSLTILASALVETGSKMDEVIFEEFKGTGNMELRLSRSLADKRIFPAVDVNASGTRREEILMGGDELKIVWKLRRLLSGLDQQQAIELLLGKFKETKSNVEFLLQVQKTTPTTAHDDDAGKTV, translated from the coding sequence ATGCGCCTCGCCGAGCTCCAGACGGTCGCGTCCGGCCTCGGCGTCAAGGGAACCTCGAAGATGCGCAAGAGCGACCTCGTCGAGGCGATCAAGGGAGCCCGCGGCGCCGCCGCGTCCAAGCCCCGGACCGAGAAGGCCGCGCAGGCAGAGAAGCCTGCGACCGCCCGGTCCGCCGAGAAGCCCGCCGCCGAGAAGGCGGCCGCCGAGAAGCCCGCCGCCGAGAAGGCGGCCGGAACCCCCGACCGCGAGGAGCGCGCCGAGCGCCCCGCCCGCGAGGACCGCGCTCGTCGTGAGGACGGCCGCCGGCCAGCGCGTGGCGAGCGTCCGCGTCGCGGCGACGACGCCGAGCAGCGCGCCGAGGAGGCCCGTAAGCGGGCCGAGGCCCGCAGCGGGCAGCGTCGCGACGAGCAGGGTGCTGGCGAGGAGACGCCGCGCGCCGCGCGCGAGGTCGTCGCCGCCGACCTCGCCTCGATCGAGCGTGGCCTCGAGCGCGGCCAGCGCCGTCGCGCCGGCCGCGACCAGGGCCCCGCCGAGGGGCAGGACAAGAACCAGGGGCAGGGCCAGCAGTCGCGGCAGTCGCGGCAGTCGCAGCAGGGCCAGCAGGGTCAGCAGGGTCAGCCGCAGAACCAGCAGGGCGGCCAGGGTCAGCGCCCGGCCGGCCAGCCCCAGGCCGGCCAGCCCCAGCAGGAGCAGGGCTTCGAGGACGACGAGCGCGGCGGCCGTCGCCGTCGCGGTCGCGACCGCTACCGCGAGCGCGACCGCAAGCGCGGCCGCAGCCGCACGGGCAACCTCGACCTGGACGCCGAGGACTTCGAGATCCACGAGGACGACGTCCTCGTGCCCATCGCCGGGATCCTCGACATCCGCGACAACATGGCGTTCGTCCGCACGAGCGGCTACCTGCCGGGCCCGAGCGACGTCTACGTCTCCATGGGTCAGGTGAAGAAGTCCGGCCTCCGCCGCGGCGACGCGATCACGGGTGCCGTGCGCCAGCCCCATGAGGGCGACCAGGGCCCGCAGTCGAACATCGCGCGCGCCAAGGCCAACGCCCTCGTGCGCCTCGACACCGTCAACGGCGATGTGCCGTCGAAGGCGCACGAGCGTCCCGACTTCGCAAAGCTCACGCCGCTGTACCCGCAGGAGCGGCTGCGCCTCGAGAACCCCGCGGCGACGAAGCTCACGCCGCGTGTCATCGATATCGTCGCGCCGATCGGCAAGGGGCAGCGCGGCCTCATCGTCGCGCCGCCCAAGGCGGGCAAGACGATCATCATGCAGCAGATCGCGAACTCGATCACGGCGAACAACCCCGAGGTCCACCTCATGGTGGTGCTCGTGGACGAGCGCCCCGAGGAGGTCACGGACATGGAGCGGACGGTCGACGGCGAGGTCATCGCCTCGACGTTCGACCGCCCCGCCACGGACCACACGATGGTCGCCGAGCTCGCGATCGAGCGCGCGAAGCGGCTCGTCGAGCTCGGGCAGGACGTCGTCGTGCTCCTCGACTCGCTCACGCGCCTGTCGCGCGCCTACAACCTCGCCGCCCCCGCGTCGGGCCGCATCCTCTCCGGTGGTGTCGACGCTTCGGCGCTCTACCCGCCGAAGCGGTTCTTCGGTGCGGCGCGCAACATCGAGAACGGCGGCTCGCTGACGATCCTCGCCTCGGCGCTCGTCGAGACGGGCTCGAAGATGGACGAGGTGATCTTCGAGGAGTTCAAGGGCACCGGCAACATGGAGCTGCGTCTGTCGCGGAGCCTCGCCGACAAGCGGATCTTCCCCGCCGTCGACGTCAACGCGTCGGGCACGCGCCGTGAGGAGATCCTCATGGGCGGCGACGAGCTGAAGATCGTCTGGAAGCTCCGCCGCCTGCTCTCCGGGCTCGACCAGCAGCAGGCCATCGAGCTGCTGCTCGGTAAGTTCAAGGAGACGAAGTCGAACGTCGAGTTCCTGCTCCAGGTGCAGAAGACGACGCCGACGACGGCGCACGACGACGACGCGGGCAAGACCGTCTGA
- the thrB gene encoding homoserine kinase, producing the protein MRLGHDHVRVTVPATSANLGPGFDAMGLALGRHDVLDVRAIGTDTTEVSVLGEGAGEVPLGEDHLVVRALRAALDLVGAPQTGLLMTCTNEIPHGRGMGSSAAAVVAGIAAARALISDPEALDDRVALRLATQFEGHPDNAAPAILGGATIAWQEAGGARATRLEVHADVEPWVLVPTERLATKRARGVLPTHVPHADAAFNAGRAALLVEALTRRPELLLEATEDKLHQDYRGDVMRGSVDLVHALRERRLAAVVSGAGPTVLVLGRASEGDLVADTVAELLDGAPAWHASCPGIDAVGAHAERL; encoded by the coding sequence ATGCGGCTCGGACACGACCACGTCCGGGTGACGGTTCCCGCGACGAGCGCGAACCTCGGCCCCGGCTTCGACGCGATGGGCCTCGCGCTCGGTCGGCACGACGTCCTCGACGTCCGGGCGATCGGCACGGACACGACCGAGGTCTCGGTGCTCGGGGAGGGCGCGGGGGAGGTGCCGCTCGGCGAGGACCACCTCGTCGTGCGTGCGCTGCGCGCCGCGCTCGACCTCGTGGGTGCGCCGCAGACCGGTCTGCTCATGACGTGCACGAACGAGATCCCGCACGGCCGCGGCATGGGCTCGTCGGCCGCCGCCGTCGTCGCGGGTATCGCCGCTGCGCGTGCGCTCATCTCGGACCCGGAGGCGCTCGACGACCGGGTTGCGCTGCGGCTCGCGACGCAGTTCGAGGGGCACCCCGACAACGCGGCTCCCGCGATCCTCGGCGGTGCGACGATCGCGTGGCAGGAGGCTGGCGGCGCGCGTGCGACGCGGCTCGAGGTCCATGCGGACGTCGAGCCCTGGGTGCTCGTCCCGACGGAGAGGCTCGCGACGAAGCGAGCGCGCGGCGTCCTGCCGACGCACGTCCCGCACGCGGACGCGGCGTTCAACGCCGGCCGGGCGGCGCTCCTCGTCGAGGCGCTCACGCGCCGTCCCGAGCTCCTGCTCGAGGCGACCGAGGACAAGCTCCACCAGGACTACCGCGGTGACGTCATGCGTGGTTCCGTCGACCTCGTCCACGCTCTGCGCGAGCGCCGCCTCGCAGCCGTCGTCTCGGGTGCGGGGCCGACGGTCCTCGTGCTCGGCCGTGCGAGCGAGGGCGATCTCGTCGCCGACACGGTCGCCGAGCTGCTCGACGGCGCACCTGCGTGGCATGCGTCGTGCCCTGGCATCGACGCGGTCGGTGCCCACGCCGAGCGGCTCTGA
- the thrC gene encoding threonine synthase, translated as MAHQWQGIIREYGDLLPEHLRTHVVTLGEGGTPLVPAPALSARTGAEVFVKVEGMNPTGSFKDRGMTTAISAAAARGAKAVVCASTGNTSASAAAYATAAGMTCAVLVPDGKIAMGKLSQAVAHGARLLQVDGNFDDCLDIARKLAEVYPVELVNSVNPDRIQGQKTASFEIVDALGDAPDIHCLPVGNAGNITAYWKGFREYAEAGVATRTPQMWGFQAEGASPLVKGYPIDEPETIATAIRIGKPASWDQAIEARDASGGVIEAVTDEQILAAHRILSAEVGVFVEPASAAGVAGLLMRAERGLVPAGARVTITVTGHGLKDPQWALRTLDGADVEPQKVSVDVMSVADALGLV; from the coding sequence ATGGCCCACCAGTGGCAGGGAATCATCCGTGAGTACGGCGATCTGCTCCCGGAGCACCTCCGCACGCACGTCGTGACGCTCGGCGAGGGCGGCACGCCGCTCGTGCCCGCTCCGGCGCTCTCGGCCCGCACGGGTGCCGAGGTCTTCGTCAAGGTCGAGGGCATGAACCCGACCGGCTCGTTCAAGGACCGCGGCATGACGACCGCGATCTCGGCCGCTGCCGCGCGCGGTGCCAAGGCCGTCGTGTGCGCGTCGACCGGCAACACGTCGGCGTCGGCTGCGGCCTACGCGACCGCGGCGGGCATGACGTGCGCCGTCCTCGTGCCCGACGGCAAGATCGCGATGGGCAAGCTCAGCCAGGCGGTCGCGCACGGCGCGCGTCTGCTGCAGGTCGACGGCAACTTCGACGACTGCCTCGACATCGCGCGCAAGCTCGCCGAGGTCTACCCGGTCGAGCTCGTCAACTCGGTCAACCCCGACCGCATCCAGGGCCAGAAGACGGCGTCGTTCGAGATCGTCGACGCCCTCGGCGACGCCCCGGACATCCACTGCCTGCCCGTCGGCAACGCGGGCAACATCACGGCATACTGGAAGGGCTTCCGCGAGTACGCGGAGGCTGGCGTCGCGACGCGCACCCCGCAGATGTGGGGCTTCCAGGCCGAGGGCGCCTCGCCGCTCGTCAAGGGCTACCCGATCGACGAGCCCGAGACGATCGCGACCGCGATCCGCATCGGCAAGCCGGCGTCGTGGGACCAGGCGATCGAGGCGCGCGACGCGTCGGGCGGCGTCATCGAGGCCGTGACCGACGAGCAGATCCTTGCGGCGCACCGCATCCTGTCGGCCGAGGTCGGCGTGTTCGTCGAGCCGGCCTCCGCAGCGGGTGTCGCGGGCCTGCTCATGCGTGCCGAGCGAGGGCTCGTGCCCGCGGGCGCCCGCGTGACGATCACGGTGACTGGCCACGGGCTCAAGGACCCGCAGTGGGCGCTGCGCACGCTCGACGGCGCGGACGTCGAGCCGCAGAAGGTGTCGGTCGACGTCATGTCGGTCGCCGACGCCCTCGGCCTCGTCTGA
- a CDS encoding homoserine dehydrogenase, which yields MPAPSSALRIALLGCGVVGTQVVRLLTEQSEDLAARVGASLELVGVAVRDVDAPRDAVVPRALLTTDAAELVTRADIVVELMGGIEPARGLLLRAIEHGASVVTANKALLAQHGPELYQAADAAGVDVYFEAAVAGAIPLVRPLRESLAGDRVRRVLGIVNGTTNYILDEMTTKGLAFADVLRTAQELGYAEADPTADVEGHDAAAKAAIIASLAFHTRVRLEDVACEGITRVSADDVAWAAATGHVIKLLAIAELTDEGVSVRVHPSLVPLTHPLATVGGAFNAVFVEAEAAGELMFYGRGAGGAPTASAVVGDVVSVGRHRVLGGKGPDESRYADLPLAPATAAVTRYQIRVLVDDRPGVLARVAGVVAEHGVSIAAMRQQGETADGGARLVLTTHSAPEAALAATVEAVRGLDVVKEVTSVLRVEGA from the coding sequence GTGCCTGCACCGTCCAGCGCCCTGCGCATCGCCCTGCTGGGCTGCGGCGTCGTCGGCACGCAGGTCGTGCGGCTGCTCACGGAGCAGTCGGAGGACCTCGCGGCCCGCGTCGGCGCCTCGCTCGAGCTCGTCGGTGTCGCCGTCCGTGACGTCGACGCCCCGCGCGACGCGGTCGTCCCGCGCGCCCTGCTGACGACGGACGCGGCGGAGCTCGTGACGCGCGCCGACATCGTCGTCGAGCTGATGGGAGGTATCGAGCCCGCGCGCGGCCTGCTGCTGCGTGCGATCGAGCACGGCGCGAGCGTCGTCACGGCCAACAAGGCGCTCCTCGCCCAGCACGGTCCCGAGCTCTACCAGGCGGCCGACGCCGCGGGCGTCGACGTCTACTTCGAGGCCGCCGTCGCGGGTGCGATCCCGCTCGTGCGGCCGCTGCGCGAGTCGCTCGCGGGCGACCGCGTGCGCCGCGTCCTCGGCATCGTCAACGGCACGACGAACTACATCCTCGACGAGATGACGACGAAGGGCCTCGCGTTCGCGGACGTCCTGCGCACGGCGCAGGAGCTCGGCTACGCCGAGGCGGACCCGACCGCCGACGTCGAGGGCCACGACGCCGCGGCGAAGGCCGCGATCATCGCGTCGCTCGCGTTCCACACGCGCGTGCGGCTCGAGGACGTCGCATGCGAGGGCATCACGCGGGTCTCGGCCGACGACGTCGCCTGGGCGGCCGCGACGGGCCACGTCATCAAGCTCCTCGCGATCGCGGAGCTCACCGACGAGGGCGTCTCGGTGCGCGTGCACCCCTCGCTCGTCCCCCTGACGCACCCGCTCGCCACCGTCGGCGGCGCTTTCAACGCTGTCTTCGTCGAGGCCGAGGCGGCAGGCGAGCTCATGTTCTACGGCCGCGGCGCCGGTGGCGCACCGACCGCGTCGGCCGTCGTCGGTGACGTCGTCTCCGTCGGCCGTCACCGCGTGCTCGGGGGCAAGGGCCCCGACGAGTCGCGCTACGCCGACCTCCCGCTCGCGCCCGCCACGGCGGCCGTGACGCGCTACCAGATCCGCGTGCTCGTCGACGACCGTCCCGGTGTGCTCGCCCGGGTCGCGGGCGTCGTCGCGGAGCACGGCGTCTCGATCGCCGCGATGCGCCAGCAGGGGGAGACCGCCGACGGCGGAGCCCGCCTCGTGCTGACGACGCACTCCGCACCCGAGGCCGCGCTCGCGGCCACCGTCGAGGCCGTCCGTGGCCTCGACGTCGTCAAGGAAGTCACCTCCGTCCTGAGAGTTGAGGGAGCCTGA
- the lysA gene encoding diaminopimelate decarboxylase produces the protein MPGEPWPRSARRDDDGAVHVAGVDVREVAAEHGTPAYLVDESDMRGRARAYRTAFEAAFAAIGAEVDVYYAGKAFLSTAVARWMHAEGLRIDTASGAELLTALRAGVPGADIGLHGNNKSDAEIARALEEGVGRIIVDSLAEIERVADAAGAHGVVAPVMVRVTTGVHAGGHEYISTAHEDQKFGLSVAAPEGADSPALAGLLAVLAHPELALQGIHSHIGSQILDASGFEAAAHKVLELRGALAARTGVLVDEVDLGGGYGIAYLPGEVALDPERVAKEIASAVADAAASLGQSLPRFSIEPGRSIAGPPGTTLYTIGTIKPVRVDDTTSRLYVSVDGGMSDNVRPALYGAAYHAEVAGRLSTAEPVLARVVGKHCESGDIVVHDVWLPADVRAGDLLLVAATGAYGRSMASNYNMVPRPPVVALAEGGTSVLVRRETEDDLLALDVG, from the coding sequence ATGCCCGGGGAGCCGTGGCCGCGTTCGGCGCGCCGCGACGACGACGGCGCCGTGCACGTCGCGGGCGTCGACGTCCGTGAGGTCGCGGCCGAGCACGGCACGCCCGCCTACCTCGTCGACGAGTCCGACATGCGGGGGCGCGCCCGCGCCTACCGCACGGCCTTCGAGGCCGCGTTCGCTGCGATCGGTGCCGAGGTCGACGTCTACTACGCGGGCAAGGCGTTCCTCTCGACGGCCGTCGCGCGCTGGATGCACGCCGAGGGCCTGCGCATCGACACCGCGTCGGGTGCCGAGCTCCTCACCGCGCTCCGCGCAGGCGTGCCGGGCGCCGACATCGGCCTGCACGGCAACAACAAGTCCGACGCAGAGATCGCCCGGGCGCTCGAGGAGGGTGTCGGTCGCATCATCGTCGACTCCCTCGCCGAGATCGAGCGCGTCGCGGACGCGGCCGGTGCGCACGGCGTCGTCGCGCCCGTCATGGTGCGCGTGACGACGGGCGTGCACGCGGGCGGCCACGAGTACATCTCGACGGCGCACGAGGACCAGAAGTTCGGCCTCTCCGTCGCGGCTCCCGAGGGCGCTGACAGCCCCGCGCTCGCGGGACTGCTCGCGGTGCTCGCTCACCCCGAGCTCGCGCTCCAGGGCATCCACTCCCACATCGGCTCGCAGATCCTCGACGCCTCGGGCTTCGAGGCCGCCGCGCACAAGGTCCTCGAGCTTCGCGGCGCCCTCGCGGCGCGCACGGGCGTCCTCGTCGACGAGGTCGACCTCGGCGGCGGCTACGGCATCGCCTACCTGCCCGGGGAGGTCGCGCTCGACCCCGAGCGCGTCGCGAAGGAGATCGCGTCGGCCGTCGCGGACGCCGCGGCGTCCCTCGGCCAGAGCCTGCCGCGCTTCTCGATCGAGCCCGGCCGCTCGATCGCGGGCCCTCCCGGCACGACGCTCTACACGATCGGCACGATCAAGCCCGTGCGGGTCGACGACACCACGTCGCGCCTCTACGTCTCGGTCGACGGCGGCATGAGCGACAACGTGCGCCCCGCGCTCTACGGCGCGGCGTACCACGCCGAGGTCGCCGGGCGTCTCTCGACGGCCGAGCCCGTGCTCGCGCGCGTCGTCGGCAAGCACTGCGAGTCGGGCGACATCGTTGTCCACGACGTGTGGCTGCCGGCGGACGTGCGCGCGGGCGACCTCCTGCTCGTCGCCGCGACGGGCGCGTACGGCCGCTCGATGGCGTCGAACTACAACATGGTGCCCCGTCCGCCCGTCGTCGCCCTCGCCGAGGGCGGCACGAGCGTTCTCGTGCGCCGCGAGACCGAGGACGACCTGCTCGCGCTCGACGTCGGCTGA
- the argS gene encoding arginine--tRNA ligase gives MTPDELSHAISSALAAAVADGTLALPAEEVPTSVHVERPRQREHGDWATNVALQLAKKAGVAPRVLADDLAARLAATPGVAKVDVAGPGFLNITLDAAAAGELARTILEAGAAYGRGTAEAGKKINLEFVSANPTGPIHIGGVRWAAVGDSLARVLESQGAEVTREYYFNDHGAQIDRFARSLLARARGEEAPEDGYGGQYIQDIADAVQADVAAAGDPDPLTLPEAEAQEVFRARGVERMFGEIKQSLHEFGVDFDVFFHEDSLHESGAVDRAIERLRAQGHIFEKDGATWLRTTDFGDDKDRVVVKSDGDAAYIAGDIAYYLDKRERGFDVEILMLGADHHGYVARMQAVCAAFGDTPNVNLQILIGQMVNLLKDGQPLRMSKRAGTIVTLEDLVEIVGVDAARYSLARSSSDSSIDLDLDLLARASNENPVFYVQYAHARTANVARNAAEHGVRREDGFDPSQLDHPTEAALIGALTEFPRVVAQAAELREPHRVARYLEALAGSYHKWYGERRVTPLGEEPVGDEHRTRLWLNDATRQVIANGLGLLGVSAPERM, from the coding sequence GTGACTCCCGACGAGCTTTCCCACGCGATCAGTTCCGCCCTCGCCGCCGCCGTCGCTGACGGCACCCTGGCTCTCCCCGCGGAGGAGGTCCCGACGTCCGTCCACGTCGAGCGACCGCGTCAGCGCGAGCACGGCGACTGGGCGACGAACGTCGCGCTGCAGCTCGCCAAGAAGGCGGGCGTCGCCCCGCGCGTACTCGCCGACGACCTCGCCGCGCGCCTCGCTGCGACGCCTGGCGTCGCCAAGGTTGACGTCGCCGGACCGGGCTTCCTCAACATCACCCTCGACGCGGCTGCGGCGGGCGAGCTCGCGCGCACGATCCTCGAGGCGGGCGCGGCCTATGGCCGCGGCACCGCCGAGGCGGGCAAGAAGATCAACCTCGAGTTCGTCTCGGCGAACCCGACGGGCCCCATCCACATCGGTGGTGTGCGCTGGGCCGCGGTGGGCGACTCGCTCGCCCGCGTCCTCGAGTCGCAGGGCGCCGAGGTGACGCGCGAGTACTACTTCAACGACCACGGCGCGCAGATCGACCGCTTCGCGCGGTCGCTGCTCGCGCGCGCCCGCGGCGAGGAGGCCCCGGAGGACGGCTACGGCGGCCAGTACATCCAGGACATCGCCGACGCCGTCCAGGCCGACGTCGCCGCAGCGGGCGACCCTGACCCGCTGACGCTGCCCGAGGCCGAGGCGCAGGAGGTCTTCCGCGCGCGCGGCGTCGAGCGCATGTTCGGCGAGATCAAGCAGTCGCTCCACGAGTTCGGCGTCGACTTCGACGTCTTCTTCCACGAGGACTCCCTCCACGAGTCGGGTGCGGTGGACCGTGCGATCGAGCGGCTGCGCGCGCAGGGCCACATCTTCGAGAAGGACGGCGCGACCTGGCTGCGCACGACCGACTTCGGCGACGACAAGGACCGCGTCGTCGTGAAGTCCGACGGTGACGCCGCCTACATCGCGGGCGACATCGCCTACTACCTCGACAAGCGTGAGCGCGGCTTCGACGTCGAGATCCTCATGCTCGGCGCCGACCACCACGGCTACGTCGCCCGCATGCAGGCCGTGTGCGCCGCGTTCGGCGACACCCCGAACGTCAACCTGCAGATCCTCATCGGGCAGATGGTCAACCTCCTCAAGGACGGCCAGCCGCTGCGCATGTCGAAGCGTGCGGGCACGATCGTCACGCTCGAGGACCTCGTCGAGATCGTCGGCGTCGACGCCGCGCGCTACTCGCTCGCGCGCTCCTCGTCCGACTCGTCGATCGACCTCGACCTCGATCTCCTCGCCCGCGCGAGCAACGAGAACCCCGTGTTCTACGTGCAGTACGCGCACGCGCGCACCGCGAACGTCGCGCGCAACGCGGCCGAGCACGGCGTGCGCCGCGAGGACGGCTTCGACCCGTCGCAGCTCGACCACCCGACCGAGGCCGCGCTCATCGGTGCCCTCACGGAGTTCCCGCGCGTCGTCGCGCAGGCTGCGGAGCTGCGCGAGCCGCACCGTGTCGCGCGCTACCTCGAGGCCCTCGCGGGCTCGTACCACAAGTGGTACGGCGAGCGTCGCGTGACGCCGCTCGGCGAGGAGCCCGTGGGCGACGAGCACCGCACGCGCCTGTGGCTCAACGACGCGACGCGTCAGGTCATCGCGAACGGCCTCGGCCTGCTCGGCGTGTCCGCGCCGGAGCGGATGTGA
- a CDS encoding DUF4190 domain-containing protein: protein MTTERRGAPGRSRDGARTAVASVVAGVLMTGPVALVLGVASLVARPAAAVRRLAIVGCALGILGTAAWGLWGASLQGDVVPSAAAAPVPTPVRLALPSTAITTEMVTEDSLGYRSEATEKASTGGTVTIEDLDGMTEVPVLGTGTGLVLSLPLEIEKFATDGWTVVVDDGATESMQATFTRNGTAVAVVVTLHPTSTDAEAMAAGIVRDRLEGADTTEGKTLAAEGGAIVRRVVHDGRTTFVWSEFTASVEVDGPTGAARVLVDRFRLGPGEQPG from the coding sequence ATGACCACGGAGCGCCGCGGCGCCCCCGGCCGCAGCCGTGACGGTGCGCGGACGGCTGTGGCGTCGGTCGTCGCAGGCGTCCTCATGACGGGCCCCGTCGCTCTCGTTCTCGGCGTCGCCTCGCTCGTCGCGCGCCCCGCCGCGGCGGTGCGCAGGCTCGCGATCGTCGGCTGCGCGCTCGGGATCCTCGGCACGGCCGCGTGGGGCCTGTGGGGCGCGAGCCTCCAGGGCGACGTCGTCCCGTCGGCCGCGGCAGCACCGGTGCCCACCCCTGTCCGGCTCGCGCTGCCGTCCACGGCGATCACGACGGAGATGGTGACGGAGGACTCGCTCGGGTACCGCTCCGAGGCCACGGAGAAGGCGTCGACCGGCGGCACGGTGACGATCGAGGACCTCGACGGCATGACGGAGGTTCCCGTCCTCGGGACGGGCACGGGTCTCGTGCTCAGCCTGCCGCTGGAGATCGAGAAGTTCGCGACCGACGGCTGGACGGTCGTCGTCGACGACGGTGCGACCGAGTCGATGCAGGCGACGTTCACACGGAACGGCACTGCGGTCGCCGTCGTCGTCACGCTCCACCCGACCTCGACGGACGCCGAGGCGATGGCTGCTGGGATCGTCCGGGACCGCCTCGAGGGCGCCGACACGACCGAGGGCAAGACGCTGGCGGCAGAGGGCGGCGCGATCGTGCGCCGGGTGGTCCACGACGGCCGCACGACGTTCGTGTGGTCGGAGTTCACGGCGAGCGTCGAGGTCGACGGGCCGACGGGGGCGGCGCGCGTGCTCGTCGACCGCTTCCGCCTCGGACCGGGGGAGCAGCCCGGCTAG
- a CDS encoding FadR/GntR family transcriptional regulator — MVARTGLIDRTVEQLRESVIDGTWPVGSRIPTEADLASTLGVGRNTIREAVQSLVHSGLLVRRQGSGTYVLSDSELSVALGRQIEHVHQQHILEVRRSLEVEAARLAARRRTERDVMTLRSLNEGRQQSFSVGDVDSMVTSDLALHRAIVAAARNPLLLDLYENLLDAIGDSIRANVETDHPDHTHDELVEAIVDGDEDAAAREIYAYLELYLEALTS; from the coding sequence ATGGTTGCCCGCACCGGACTCATCGATCGCACGGTCGAGCAGCTCCGCGAGTCCGTCATCGACGGCACCTGGCCCGTCGGCAGCCGCATCCCCACCGAGGCGGACCTCGCCTCGACGCTCGGCGTCGGGCGCAACACGATCCGCGAGGCGGTGCAGTCGCTCGTCCACTCCGGGCTCCTCGTGCGGCGCCAGGGCTCCGGGACCTACGTGCTCTCGGACTCTGAGCTCTCCGTCGCCCTCGGCCGACAGATCGAGCACGTCCACCAGCAGCACATCCTCGAGGTCCGCCGCAGCCTCGAGGTCGAGGCCGCCCGCCTCGCCGCCCGCCGCCGCACCGAGCGCGACGTCATGACTCTCCGCTCCCTCAACGAGGGCCGCCAGCAGAGCTTCTCCGTCGGCGACGTCGACTCGATGGTGACGAGCGACCTCGCGCTCCACCGCGCGATCGTCGCCGCAGCGCGCAACCCGTTGCTGCTCGACCTCTACGAGAACCTCCTCGACGCGATCGGCGACTCCATCCGCGCCAACGTCGAGACCGATCACCCCGACCACACGCACGACGAGCTCGTCGAGGCCATCGTCGACGGCGACGAGGACGCGGCCGCACGCGAGATCTACGCCTACCTCGAGCTCTACCTCGAGGCCCTCACGAGCTGA